In the genome of Desulfovibrio desulfuricans, one region contains:
- a CDS encoding HD-GYP domain-containing protein — protein MGAIDDNALAANCIYLADFIDAQAQEQPELPFAEWAAAAAAEETAGSFSPAGLKALAQISLRSDLTDRYPSHSAMEAYLVNTAGNGILSIENLLTLCDLFSQIIDSKSPFTATHSHGVARTAQAILMQTGLASDEDGLTIYMAGLLHDIGKLAVSVDILEKAGPLSNLERQEIKEHAKIGVDLLRTIPGFRCVCDWGGMHHERLDGGGYPYGLGAEKLSLPMRVMAVADVFTAMTENRPYRPGMELSSVLECMSSMAAARQLDGDVVDLVTQNALQINKVRSSAQRDAAAKFLSMRKLCCWTLP, from the coding sequence ATGGGTGCCATAGACGACAACGCTCTGGCTGCAAATTGCATTTATCTTGCAGATTTTATTGACGCTCAGGCGCAGGAGCAACCAGAATTGCCATTTGCCGAATGGGCAGCGGCAGCAGCAGCGGAAGAAACTGCTGGCAGTTTTTCCCCCGCTGGCCTCAAGGCTCTGGCCCAAATCTCCCTGCGCAGTGATCTGACCGACCGGTATCCGTCACACAGCGCCATGGAAGCCTATCTTGTCAACACGGCTGGCAACGGAATTCTTTCCATAGAAAACCTGCTGACTTTGTGCGACCTGTTTTCGCAAATTATTGACTCCAAAAGCCCGTTTACGGCAACGCATTCGCACGGCGTCGCCCGTACAGCCCAGGCAATTCTCATGCAGACGGGGCTGGCCTCGGATGAAGACGGCCTGACAATTTATATGGCGGGGCTGCTGCATGACATCGGCAAACTGGCCGTGTCCGTGGATATACTTGAAAAGGCGGGGCCGCTCTCGAATCTGGAACGGCAAGAAATAAAAGAACATGCAAAGATAGGCGTGGATCTGCTCAGGACAATACCGGGCTTTCGCTGCGTGTGCGACTGGGGCGGCATGCACCACGAAAGGCTGGACGGCGGGGGGTACCCCTACGGACTGGGGGCGGAGAAGCTATCGTTGCCCATGCGTGTCATGGCGGTTGCCGACGTTTTTACGGCAATGACGGAAAACCGTCCGTACCGGCCTGGCATGGAGCTTTCAAGCGTGCTGGAGTGCATGTCGTCCATGGCGGCTGCCCGCCAGCTGGACGGGGACGTTGTTGATCTGGTTACGCAAAATGCGTTGCAGATTAACAAGGTAAGGTCCAGCGCACAGCGTGATGCGGCGGCAAAATTTCTTTCCATGCGCAAGCTGTGCTGCTGGACCTTACCGTAA
- a CDS encoding methyl-accepting chemotaxis protein, protein MSIKFKVLLLSIIGPTLLAITIFFNAVQNIWTSEEQAVIHSAKGIVSMAESARNEMAMKFDGVIRPFGEIPRDKLIDAVPIITAIKMARQNAEKLGYKFRVPKFSPRNPANEPNALERTALEQIASKGLPELIVRQKDAIHYFKPIVLTAECMFCHGDPKGTTDPIGGTKEGWKAGEIHGAFEIIYSLDEAVAKTKAAAVSVGIATAAILVFIICAVWLIMRNSLVAPLVRLQQFARQVSEGELNTQPRGTFKAELQALEQALTAMVVRLKEKISFSEQKTAEAKAAEARAQQHADEAAEARDDALKSRAQGMTEAANMLEGVISSVTSASQEISAQVEQSSNFAASQASSMNAVAAAMEEMNSSISAVSDNAAQASASSEIIKVNANKELKEVNVMVDAIKSVQTMADALKSGMSELGHQAEDIGKIMNVINDIADQTNLLALNAAIEAARAGDAGRGFAVVADEVRKLAEKTMLAVTEVGNAIQSVQQGTKNNVDSVDMAVDAISKVNSMAEGTGEAISQITLHVNEMAEQIQAIARSVDEQTRASADITKSISMADQDSSETSAALQEISTALIDLSQQSQILTSLIVKLQDGAKHITAQFNEI, encoded by the coding sequence ATGAGCATCAAGTTCAAAGTTCTGCTCCTCTCCATTATCGGCCCCACGCTGCTGGCAATCACCATTTTTTTCAATGCGGTGCAAAACATCTGGACGTCTGAGGAGCAAGCAGTCATCCATTCCGCAAAAGGGATTGTCAGCATGGCTGAGTCAGCCCGCAACGAAATGGCCATGAAGTTTGACGGAGTGATCAGGCCCTTTGGGGAAATACCTCGCGACAAACTTATTGATGCTGTACCCATCATCACCGCCATAAAAATGGCACGGCAAAATGCGGAAAAACTTGGATATAAATTCCGTGTGCCCAAGTTTTCGCCACGCAATCCAGCAAATGAACCCAATGCTTTGGAAAGAACAGCTCTGGAACAGATAGCGTCCAAGGGTTTGCCAGAGCTTATTGTCCGCCAAAAGGATGCAATACACTATTTTAAACCCATAGTTCTTACTGCTGAATGCATGTTTTGCCACGGCGACCCCAAGGGAACCACTGACCCCATTGGTGGAACAAAGGAAGGCTGGAAAGCCGGGGAAATACACGGTGCTTTCGAAATTATTTATTCACTGGATGAAGCAGTTGCCAAAACTAAAGCGGCAGCAGTTTCCGTTGGCATAGCAACCGCTGCCATTCTAGTTTTTATTATTTGCGCTGTCTGGCTTATTATGCGCAACAGTCTGGTCGCCCCGCTGGTACGGCTGCAACAATTCGCACGACAGGTTTCAGAAGGCGAGCTCAACACACAGCCCCGCGGCACATTCAAGGCCGAGTTGCAGGCGCTTGAACAGGCTTTGACCGCCATGGTCGTGCGGCTTAAAGAAAAAATCTCTTTCTCGGAACAAAAAACAGCAGAGGCCAAGGCAGCAGAGGCTCGGGCGCAGCAACACGCCGACGAAGCTGCGGAAGCTCGTGACGATGCGCTTAAATCACGGGCGCAGGGAATGACCGAAGCGGCAAACATGCTTGAAGGTGTGATCAGTTCAGTTACCTCGGCGTCGCAGGAAATATCGGCACAGGTTGAGCAGTCCAGTAATTTTGCGGCAAGCCAGGCCAGCAGCATGAACGCTGTGGCCGCAGCCATGGAAGAAATGAACTCCTCTATTTCTGCGGTTTCAGATAACGCGGCCCAGGCCTCCGCCTCTTCTGAGATTATCAAGGTAAACGCCAACAAGGAGCTCAAAGAAGTTAATGTCATGGTGGATGCCATCAAATCAGTGCAAACCATGGCTGATGCGCTTAAATCCGGCATGAGCGAATTGGGGCACCAGGCTGAAGATATTGGAAAAATTATGAATGTCATCAACGATATTGCCGACCAGACAAACCTGTTGGCGCTTAATGCCGCTATCGAAGCCGCCAGAGCTGGCGATGCTGGACGAGGCTTTGCCGTTGTTGCCGACGAGGTGCGCAAACTGGCCGAAAAAACCATGCTGGCGGTTACAGAGGTTGGAAACGCCATCCAATCTGTACAGCAAGGCACAAAAAATAATGTCGACAGCGTAGATATGGCTGTTGATGCCATTTCAAAGGTCAACAGCATGGCCGAGGGTACAGGAGAGGCAATCAGCCAGATCACCTTGCATGTCAATGAAATGGCTGAACAGATTCAGGCAATCGCCCGTTCGGTGGATGAACAGACGCGGGCGTCGGCAGACATCACAAAGTCCATTTCCATGGCTGATCAAGACTCTTCTGAAACGTCGGCTGCGCTGCAAGAGATATCCACGGCGCTAATAGATCTTTCACAGCAAAGCCAAATACTTACGTCTCTCATTGTCAAGTTGCAAGATGGAGCCAAACATATTACTGCGCAGTTTAACGAGATATAA
- a CDS encoding methyl-accepting chemotaxis protein — MRLSTKLIMSFAGMIIVIVAISAASMFSTSRMNESIDDVDKAYIPAVIAVGTMHLNFWEVRTNLTTMLLKRNESAAETYGSRIKESLQEIADGQRKYLKYTELFDRDTAVKAKNLLRQIDEISASMGTVRKNATKLVAEGKFDEATALFDANYSPQFRKLAPVYEELVNLTAASSKENMQEAITLGAMAKNTGLILSLVAIVISVVITYVLTRSVMRQLGKDPGVLNTIARRVVDGDYDIADGSSRAGVYGSIVSMVEALKANMEKAQAESVKAHDQAVKATEAMRNAEKAENNAQAKTSAMLTAAAQLEEVAHAVSSASTQLSAQIEQADRGALQTAQRLGEAATAMNEMNATVQEVAKNAGAASSASAETKAKAEHGATIVGSSLQSIQLVHQLSMELKDDMAQLDSHAQDVSQIMTVISDIADQTNLLALNAAIEAARAGEAGRGFAVVADEVRKLAEKTMASTIDVGRVIRAIQESTSKSRVSMDNAVEQVNTATESASLSGQALSEIVVTAEVTADQANAIATASEEQSAASEEINHTIIEVNDMSRQTAEAMAEAAKAVSDLAVQAGKLATLIAEMRNG; from the coding sequence ATGCGTTTATCAACAAAGCTTATCATGTCTTTTGCTGGCATGATAATTGTTATTGTGGCTATTTCTGCAGCTTCAATGTTCAGCACTTCCCGGATGAATGAAAGTATTGATGATGTTGATAAAGCATATATTCCAGCTGTTATAGCTGTTGGAACTATGCATTTGAATTTTTGGGAAGTCAGGACAAATTTGACAACCATGTTGCTTAAACGCAATGAGTCGGCTGCTGAAACGTATGGCTCACGTATTAAAGAATCACTGCAAGAGATAGCTGACGGTCAACGTAAGTATTTAAAATATACTGAACTGTTTGATAGAGATACTGCAGTCAAGGCAAAAAATCTTTTACGCCAGATTGATGAAATTTCTGCAAGTATGGGCACAGTGAGAAAAAATGCGACAAAGCTTGTCGCGGAGGGAAAATTTGACGAGGCCACAGCGCTGTTTGATGCCAACTATAGTCCGCAGTTTCGCAAGCTTGCGCCTGTGTATGAAGAGCTCGTCAATCTGACGGCCGCGAGCAGCAAGGAGAACATGCAAGAGGCCATAACGCTTGGAGCCATGGCCAAAAATACCGGCCTTATCCTCAGCCTGGTCGCGATTGTTATCAGCGTGGTGATTACGTACGTGCTGACGCGCAGCGTGATGCGCCAGCTGGGCAAAGACCCTGGCGTGCTGAACACCATTGCCCGCCGGGTTGTGGACGGCGATTACGACATCGCCGACGGCAGCAGCCGGGCTGGCGTCTACGGTTCCATAGTCTCGATGGTGGAAGCGTTGAAAGCTAATATGGAAAAAGCTCAGGCCGAATCCGTCAAGGCCCATGATCAGGCCGTCAAGGCCACCGAAGCCATGCGCAATGCCGAAAAAGCGGAAAACAATGCTCAGGCAAAAACGTCGGCCATGTTGACGGCGGCCGCCCAGCTGGAGGAGGTCGCCCATGCGGTCAGCTCGGCCTCGACGCAGCTCTCGGCTCAGATAGAGCAGGCCGACAGGGGCGCTTTGCAAACCGCGCAACGCCTGGGCGAGGCTGCCACAGCCATGAACGAAATGAACGCTACCGTGCAGGAAGTTGCTAAAAATGCCGGCGCGGCCTCCTCTGCCTCTGCGGAAACCAAGGCAAAAGCCGAGCATGGGGCCACTATCGTGGGCAGCTCGCTGCAGAGCATCCAGCTGGTGCATCAGCTTTCAATGGAGCTCAAGGACGACATGGCGCAGCTCGACAGCCACGCGCAGGATGTCTCGCAGATCATGACCGTTATCTCGGACATTGCCGATCAAACCAACCTGCTGGCGCTTAACGCCGCCATTGAAGCCGCGCGCGCTGGCGAGGCAGGACGAGGCTTTGCCGTTGTTGCCGACGAGGTGCGCAAACTGGCCGAAAAGACCATGGCCTCAACCATTGATGTGGGGCGCGTGATCAGAGCTATTCAGGAAAGTACCTCCAAGAGCCGCGTATCCATGGATAACGCCGTTGAGCAGGTCAACACCGCCACGGAGAGCGCCAGTCTGTCGGGTCAGGCTCTGAGCGAAATTGTGGTCACGGCCGAGGTTACAGCGGATCAGGCCAATGCCATCGCCACCGCCAGTGAAGAGCAGTCTGCCGCCAGCGAAGAAATTAATCATACAATTATCGAGGTAAACGACATGTCGCGCCAGACCGCCGAGGCCATGGCCGAGGCCGCCAAGGCAGTGAGCGATCTTGCGGTTCAGGCTGGCAAGCTTGCAACCCTTATTGCTGAGATGCGCAACGGCTAG
- the murA gene encoding UDP-N-acetylglucosamine 1-carboxyvinyltransferase, with the protein MDKLVIEGGVPLTGGIDVSGSKNAALPILFACILLSEPVTITNVPNLRDIHTTIKLLNMLGCTCEFADHRVQVRPGNLLPEAPYDLVRTMRASVLCLGPLLARIGQARVALPGGCAIGARPVDQHLKGLELMGASFQLEEGYIMGRCRQLKGAHISFDMPTVGGTENLLMAAALAEGETILENAAREPEVVDLANFLRACGAHIEGHGTSVIRIQGVTSLHDGEYAVMSDRIEAGTFLVAAGITGGELMLRNCPFKDLEAVILKLRSMGMEISSTPEGVLARCAGPLRGTDVKTQPYPGFPTDMQAQLMALMCMAEGASVVEESIFENRFMHVLELMRMGAQIKVSGHTAMVRGVQKLTGAPVMASDLRASASLVLAGLAAKGVTEVRRIYHLDRGYESIEHKLNAVGARIRREQE; encoded by the coding sequence ATGGACAAACTGGTCATCGAAGGCGGCGTTCCGCTCACTGGCGGCATTGATGTCAGCGGCTCAAAAAATGCGGCCCTGCCCATTCTTTTTGCCTGCATCCTGCTGTCAGAGCCTGTCACCATCACCAATGTGCCCAATCTGCGCGATATACACACCACCATCAAGCTCCTGAACATGTTGGGCTGCACCTGCGAATTCGCCGATCATCGGGTGCAGGTGCGGCCCGGCAATTTATTGCCCGAGGCTCCCTATGACCTCGTGCGCACCATGCGCGCCTCTGTTCTGTGCCTGGGCCCGTTGCTGGCCCGCATCGGTCAGGCCCGCGTGGCTCTGCCCGGCGGTTGCGCCATCGGCGCGCGCCCGGTGGATCAACACCTGAAAGGCCTCGAGCTGATGGGGGCGAGCTTCCAGCTTGAAGAGGGGTACATTATGGGGCGCTGCCGCCAGCTCAAAGGCGCGCATATTTCTTTTGACATGCCCACCGTGGGCGGCACGGAAAACCTGCTCATGGCCGCAGCGCTGGCAGAAGGCGAAACCATACTTGAAAACGCCGCCCGCGAGCCGGAAGTGGTCGACCTCGCCAACTTTTTGCGAGCCTGCGGCGCCCACATTGAAGGACACGGCACGTCCGTTATCCGCATACAGGGCGTCACCTCGCTGCACGACGGCGAATACGCCGTCATGTCTGACCGCATCGAGGCGGGCACGTTTCTTGTGGCGGCGGGCATCACAGGCGGCGAGCTGATGCTGCGCAACTGCCCTTTCAAAGACCTGGAGGCCGTCATCCTCAAGCTGCGCAGCATGGGCATGGAGATCAGCAGTACGCCCGAAGGCGTGCTGGCGCGCTGCGCGGGCCCCCTGCGCGGCACGGACGTAAAAACCCAGCCTTACCCCGGTTTTCCCACCGACATGCAGGCCCAGCTTATGGCCCTCATGTGCATGGCCGAGGGAGCCAGCGTGGTGGAAGAAAGTATTTTTGAAAACCGCTTTATGCATGTTCTTGAACTCATGCGCATGGGCGCGCAGATCAAGGTTTCGGGCCACACCGCCATGGTGCGCGGCGTGCAGAAGCTTACGGGCGCGCCCGTCATGGCCTCTGACCTGCGCGCCAGCGCCTCGCTGGTTCTGGCCGGTCTTGCGGCCAAGGGCGTTACCGAGGTACGGCGCATCTACCACCTTGACCGCGGCTATGAGAGCATTGAGCATAAACTGAACGCTGTTGGCGCGCGCATCCGCCGCGAGCAGGAATAA
- a CDS encoding BON domain-containing protein, whose translation MKRLALFMLLLCVTLLNGCAYSGYGIYDDQRLMGTMSDDKELSAKIKTALLDESFSGGWSVAVYSFYGHVFLVGEVPEHMQGKAVTIANRYKPRSVTTHWFTPAASDTSNFVLATKLRKDLISTKGLSSTRIETEVNSGRVVLLGVVKDESEKQIAIQAARGVAGVTGVTSYLMLPQKAGQLDNMRPEHAAGVSPMDGSTEPAGGSTPVSGGAGSSSPASPAGGVESRDLP comes from the coding sequence ATGAAACGACTGGCGCTTTTTATGCTGCTGCTTTGCGTCACACTGCTCAACGGCTGCGCATATTCCGGCTACGGCATCTACGACGATCAGCGTCTGATGGGAACCATGTCGGACGACAAAGAACTCTCCGCCAAAATAAAAACCGCCCTGCTGGACGAGAGCTTTTCCGGCGGGTGGTCGGTGGCTGTTTACAGCTTCTACGGACATGTATTCTTGGTAGGCGAAGTGCCCGAACACATGCAGGGCAAGGCTGTGACCATAGCCAACCGCTACAAGCCGCGCTCGGTCACTACGCACTGGTTCACCCCTGCCGCCAGCGACACCAGCAATTTTGTGCTGGCCACCAAGCTGCGCAAGGACCTCATCAGCACCAAGGGCCTTTCGTCCACACGCATAGAGACAGAGGTAAACTCCGGGCGCGTGGTTTTGCTGGGCGTGGTGAAGGATGAATCGGAAAAGCAGATCGCCATTCAGGCGGCTCGCGGCGTGGCCGGTGTAACCGGCGTTACAAGCTATCTTATGCTGCCCCAGAAGGCGGGCCAGCTTGACAACATGCGTCCGGAGCACGCCGCTGGCGTCAGCCCCATGGACGGAAGCACCGAACCCGCAGGCGGCAGCACCCCTGTCTCCGGCGGCGCGGGCAGTTCAAGCCCGGCCAGCCCAGCTGGCGGCGTAGAGTCGCGCGATCTGCCCTAG